The sequence GACTCAAAGACTTTTATAGTTGCTTTGGATAACTTGAAAAAGTGATGTACCAACCTAACATCTTTTTTGGTCGCTAAGAAATAGTGGAAATAAATTTACAGCAAGCAAACTATCTGGTGCTTGCTAAGATTTTAGTCGCTTAAGCCTTGTTTTCTTGTAGTGATCCCTCGGGATATAGGAAGGCTAAAATCTCTTACTATCTTAGATTTGTATATGAACCATCTCAGTGGTTCAATTCCTGCTTCTTTAACCACTTTGTCTAACTTGGGCACAATTTCCCTTGAGGAAAACCAATTCTCTGGTACCATTCCTCAAGATATCGGAAGGCTAAGTTCTCTTAAAGCAATTGTTTTTCCGTACAAAAATCTCATTGGTTCAATCCCTACTTCAGTATGTAATCTGTGTAATATCAACACTCTAGAACTTTTTAAAAATCAGCTCTCTGGTCCAATCCCTCGAGATATAGGAAGGCTAACGTCTCTTactatctctaatttgtttagcAACAATTTCACTGGTTCAATCCCTATCTCCTTAGGCAATTTAAGCAATTTGGATACATTCACAATTTATGAAAACCAACTCTCTGGTGCACTCCCTCAAGATATAGGAAAACTAAGCTCTCTTACTGTCTTGCATCTTGGCCTGAACAAACTCACAGGTTCAATTCCTGCTTCGATAGGTAATTTAAGCAGTTTAACTGAGTTGTCTCTTTATCGGAACAATTTTAGTGGTTCACTGCAAACAGGTATCAACAATTTAACACAAttgacaatattattatttggtaccaacaatttTGTTGGGCATTTACCTCAAGATGTATTTCAAAGTGGAATACTAAAACAGTTTATAGTTGACAGTAACCATTTCACGGGTTCTATACCAAAAAGCCTTAGAAACTGCACAAGCCTAAGAGTAGTCGGGATGTCAGAGAATGAACTAGTTGATAATATAACGGAGGCGTTTCACATGTATCCAAATCTATAGCGGATTAATTTGGGTTTCAATATGTTATACGGTGATATTTCTAAAAACTGGGGGGATTGTCAGAAGTTAACAGGAATGTCCCTCTCAGCGAACAATATCACTGGCAGAATACCGCGTGAACTTGGAAAACTGAAGATTTTAAGTGAACTTTATCTTCATACAAGTCATTTAGTAGGGGAAATTCCAGAGGAGCTGTTTGAATTGTCTTCTTTAATCACTTTATATCTGTCTAGTAACAAACTTTCTGGTAGGTTGTCACCATCTGTCGGAATGTTGTTCAACTTACAGTATATTTACTTATCAAGAAATGAACTTATTGGATCAATACCCAACCAACTTGGGGAGTGTTCAAAGTTATTGTCCTTGGATTTGAGAAACAACAATTTTAATGGAAGCATTCCGATCCAAATTGGAAGATTGGACTCGTTATCAATTCTGCTGGATTTTAGTCAGAACAAGTTGAGTGGAGAGATACCGTCAGACTTCGGAAAATTAAACAAACTAGAAAAGTTAAATTTAAAGGACAACAAACTTTTTGGATCAATTCCATCTTCATTTTTTCAAATTGTTAGCTTGACTGTTGTGGATTTTTCTTACAATGAGTTGAGTGGACCTGTTCCAAACATCAAGGCCTTTCAGAATGCGTCAGTTGATGCAacgaagaaaaacaaaggtttgTGTGGTAATATCTCTAGAGGTCTAAAGCCATGCAATTCTCCGGATGTGTTAATTAGAAGAAAAGAGTTCAACAAGAAGCATCTGGTGATAATCCTTGTCTCTGTGTTCAGTTCATTGTTTCTTCTACTTCTGTTGTTTGCCATTTTGTTTCATTGCCGGAAAAAATCTGCAAGCAATGTTGAGGATTCAGCCAAAACTGGATCTACCAATGTGGGGAGAAACTTGTTCTCGGTATGGGATTACGATGGCACATTAGTGTttgaagacataattgaagcaacagAGAATTTTGATACAAAGTATTGCATTGGGACGGGAGGATATGGGAGTGTTTACAAAGCAGAGCTGTCAAATGGCCAGGTTGTTGCCGTGAAGAAATTTCACTTGCCAGATGAAGATTCCGAGTTATTTGTCATGAACTCTTTTGAAAGCGAAGTGACTGCATTGACAGAAACTCGTCACAGGAACATCGTGAAGCTTTTTGGTTTCTGTTCTAATCCAGAACGACGGATATCATTTTTGGTGGATGAGTTCATGGAGAGGGGAAGCTTGAAAACTGTTTTATCTGATGGAGAACGAGCAGTGGAGTTCGATTGGATAAAGCGGATTAGGTTCATCAATGGAACAGCTAATGCACTTGCTTACATGCACCATGATTGCGTACCTGCATTAGTACATAGGGACTTAACGAGCAACAATGTCTTGTTAGATTCAGAATATGGTGCTCGTGTGTCTGATTTTGGTACTGCGAGAATGTTAAAACCAGATTCATCAAATTGGACATCACTTGCAGGAACCTTCGGATATATTGCTCCAGGTACAATTCAGTCTAAACTTAAAAACCATTCCTGTTTCTACCGTATTCCGTAGCTTGTAAGTAaacatcctttttttttctttctaataatGTTGTTGCAGAGCTTGCTTATAAAATGAAGGTAACCGAAAATTGTGATGTTTATAGCTTTGGGGTTCTAATATTTGAAGTGCTAATGGGTAGGCATCCATCTGAAGTCATCACACTGCTCTCTGATTTACTTCTTCCGTCTTCGTCTTTGATTCCAACGGAGACTGATCAAAAGTTGAGAGACATCTTAGACCAACGCATCGGAGCTCCAGGGAATGGTGTTCAGAAGGAAATAATGTACATTACCAAGGTCAGAATTTCATGCTTACAGGGGATCCAAGTACTCGGCCAACTATGCAAGAAGTATCGGTCGAGCTATCATTGTCAGCCAAGAGTAGGACATCTTTTGCAAAGCCTTTGGAAACTGGCAGACCTGCTGATATTGTCTGATGAATTTGTGTAATCAATCCCTTTTGTTTTTTGCGTTTCAATTGTCATTAGTATATATATCTTATGTATATTTAAGCTACAAGGAGGTTGGCCTCTAAATATTATTGTCATTAGTACAAAATAATAGGTTGTCAGTAGCCACATCATTTAGCATTTGAAGAGTTTCAACTTGGCGTCTCCACAACATAACAATAGTCTTCAATAAAATTTATCAACTATGCAAGAAGTATCAATAATTTGTTGAAGACTATTTTCAGTAAAAATAATATGAGCGCATATAAGTCTCACGAACACGGGAATTTTTGCTTCCATATCGTATGGAATTGAAAAACGATTTGAACGAGCCAAAGATCACTCAATtcagacttaaaacgaagaagttattgaccaAACAAGATTTTCACGAACCGAGCATACAAATACTAAAGTGGCAACGACGACAATGCACAGTCCGCTAATGTGGTGATGATTGGACCTTGACTGCTGATGTAGCAGTTTCTGATTAGACCAGAGTTCTGACGTGGTAGAAGAGCGATGTCCACTAACTAGCCGAAAACTGCTGAcgtagttgttagagcactgttcggtcaaactcgcatgcattgctatctcaagcatgtttgtcaatcttagtgatcaaaactataagtcttgatttttagtctacttatagatgtctcggactaggatatagattatgtaaacattagacttcacggcgttcatcaattgaagatgaagaactaataaggagagcttgtggaacttcatcaacaaaaggtatgtggagactaaaaactcatctatcacttggaaagtctatttctactctatcttctatattgagacaaaagtcgtactactatatagttgtcgattatacacatttgagatttcgagctgagattaactctcttacatatttcttgaaatatgttttggtaagctttcgcttcgaccaatttcatcttatattcttgacgcaagtcaaaagatgatcatgtaaaaatcgccgagtaacatcttacatggtttgcgtgatacaatcatttggtatagacttggagtgttttgttatgattatttcaataacttgaaaattgctttgatgctaatagtgtgtgaaaacgactttTGCCATCCtccaagaaagtttcaatgattgaaataagagtttagaacacttaaccattactTGTGTACTATtccatatatgtaatccatgtccgagaatcatagtatgcgtactcgtatgtgtacctgttggtttgagaaattcgggaatctaagtacgcgtacccgtatgagTACTGGTGTAAGGTTtatgaccgagaatttctgttgggattggaagtacgcgtacccgtttgcgtattggcgaaaaacccaatcttggtccggatatttcaagtatgcgtacctgtttgcatacttgaaggttaaagttctaaaatcagttgtgtacatgaactaatacatttatataataaggaatgcaatctttgcaaaccgtaggtataatgttcatgaattgattcgagtgaatcaaaccgattttgcttcaattgttttcttgtatacttttataagaatatagcaattgaacaactctttaactagtttcatttgagtcacttgaactagttatggttaagatgaataaggttgatataagaatgtgtatatggctaacctcgagtaactattgttgagccaacatggtgtacacgtttaggtacggttactcaaacctaaatcaaggtacattttatttgtgtgtaacaatctaagttcgatctaacattgAAAGATAtcagcttaaatctaatcaggttttcatctaactgtgactattgaatgctttgttaccaaggtaacttatattgcaaatcctgatttgaaaactatataaaggagaactctagaacctgagaaacctaatcccaacacctcatgtttgatattagttgtataagatagactcgattctcctttaaccttaggtttttcacgaaaccatgtaggttaagaACTTAAagccttcattgggattgtgaagacagacacaactattttctctgcagttgcaTGTTATGATCTTGTCCTGTTATATCGTGAttcagtactatcttctctaatattttctcgagagtgatctccgataggcaagataaaaagtaatcacaaacaccttcgtctcatcgtttgtgattccacagtatcttgtttcactaccatacgattaagattattgtgaggtgattgataatacttgcagttgttgttcgggaatataagtctggtttatcaatttgttcatgttcaccttgatttatcaaaatgacggaacaaaactcgtaggtatttttaagGGATATATATTCATCTatttcaatagaattttctgtgagacaattttttttatcaagtcttcgactttgggtcataggaactcttggttgttggtgagatcagctaagggaatcaaatgtgcagtatcctgctgggattaaaagacataaggagcgcaactgtaccttgaatcagtgtgagattgattagggttcaactacagtccagtatgaagttcattgatagtaggctagtgtctgtagtggcttaatatagtgtggtgttcaaagctggactaggtccttgggttattctgcatatgcggttttcttgggtaacaaaattctggtgtctatgttatttctttttcgcattatattttgttatataatttatatatcacgggttgtgtgttgaatcgatcaattgggaaatccaacatttggttattgattgaaatttattgatccttgaacattggtctttagtacccttgaagttacttctcttatattcaatcgggttgcaaatttctatttgttgactgcaaatgaattgagagatagagatataacctctttgatatacttttctctagattgagtctaactttctagtttattctcttgaaagtatgttggagtaaatcctatcagattgccaaacgaattgttgggtgtggttgttgtacccccgatttttcagtAACGACCGCTGATTGTACGTAGTTGGTTGAGGTGTCGGATAACGGAGAGTGATGACTAGACATGTTGATGATGTGTCACCTAGTCAGTCCCGAATGGTCCGGACCATGTCGGTATGGATTGCATCAGTTTGCACATGTGGCAACACGTGACGGTGTTTGATAAGCTAGGCTGTGTTGAACCGGATCATGGATCCGACGCACGTGATCGACTAGATGCTTGGTTAGATGAACATGAAACACTGGCCAGTTATTGCAACATTATATCTGTTActttttttctatttttgcaaCCCTCTTCTTTTGTTTTCGCAACGATTTATTTACGGTTTCGTAACGTTTTTTCAACTGTTTCACAACACTTTTTTGAAGCCTAATTTTTTTCCCCTTTTATGCTGAACTTTGGAACTCGATTTCTAAGGTTTCGTGAGTTGTAACCCCAAAGGTACCACTATCCAGCcacaaaaaaatcatcaaaacaaaagtaacaaaaaAACCCCAAATTGCAAAAGTAACATAAAAACCCCGAACGTGTTTTTGCCACCACTAACTACCACTACTAGCAACCAACAACACATCTACAAAAAAATACTAGCGCTACCATAACCATAAAAAGCATCACAACCAACCAACACCACCGCTAACCAGAAAAACCaccaccaaattttggtttcatcataaacttgttGTTTCATCATTAAAgtctttggtttcatgataaaaaaataggcaaaaatatgatgaaatcaattttgtttggggtttttgtatcaaatcTTAAAaatgtttttgtatcaattttgtttaatatggagttttaatgaatctcAACATTCGAACGGAGTTTTCGTACTCCAAATTTCATCACCTTGGTGTTTTACTACTAGTTTTGATGACAAAATTCTTATTTTACTCAAATCCCCTTAGCCGGCGCCGATGTTTGTAACTAGGAATAGCCttatgaattttaattttaatttcaagaaGTAATAGTTACAGCTTTATGTTTGTAAGTAGGTTGGGCTCGGAACTATTGTTGACCAACTAGCTTAACAATGCAAGCCCCTTTTCGATATTTATTGCTAGATACGATTGTCATTGATATATCATAAATGCATGCATGAGTAATTAATTCCGACGGTGCAGCTATTTTAGATATAGATATCAAAAATGCATGCATGAGTGAATCCCCTTCTAGGTAGGACTGTCAATATATTTCCGAAGTTTGAAATCCGTTTCCGAAAATCCGACATCATATAGGATTTAATTCGATTTGTTAGTTTTCTGAATTCAGAATCGTAAATGTTATCAGAATTTACCTCTTAACCTAAACGGAACCGGATAAGACTCATTCCTTTAGACTAATATCCGACATACGATAACTTAGGagtgtacttgtaatttcctacccctaggTATTATCTGTCGGGAGAAATAAGTCATTACTCTTACTCTTTATCATTTTCTCATTCTCTAACAAAACTCAACACAGAAACACAAAAACAGATCGATTTGATTGAGAGAGAGGGACTGAATGATCGATTGACCATGATTTGATCAAGAATATTTGATGATCAGAGACTCTCACTCAAGAAGTAAGTCATTAATTATGATTCTAATCGATTGTTTTGAAGTTTGGTTTTTTCTTTCCCCAAAGCTATTGTGTATTTGCATGTTTGATGTTTGAATATTTGTGTGTTTAGCTTTTAGAATAAATTCTGTTATTCTTTTAGGTTTTTCATTACAACCGCATTcatataaaattagggtttcaatttttattttgattgttgGGTTTGAAATTTGAATAGAGATCACGATTAATGGGTTTTATTTGatttaaatttagggttttgagttttttGATTGATTATATTCAATCCCATGATTTGGGTTTTGTTTTGCTAAATTGATTGATTAGTAATCAAGGGTTTGTTCACGGGAGTGTTATTATTCTTATAGACAAATCTAGAGAATAGTTTCTGAAGGGAAAGTACAAGAAAATATGATTAATAGAGGAGAGTAGAACTCTTTGTGGACATGGTTATAAGAACAAAAATATTTTCCATCGAAGAATTGCTGAGAGTGAGATTGTCCTTTCTTAAAAAATCACTTGCTAATTATGCACCTTTCTATATGAATTTGAAACATTTGGATGAACTCAATTTTGTGTTATTTATCATGATGTCAGTTGAGTGAGGGTGGGTGGGGTGAGAAATAGGAGAGTGATTGTAAGTTTTGTGGTTTGGTGTAATAGTGGATTAATGTGTGTGTATATATGCAAACACATAGGAGAGTGATTGTAATTTTTGTAAGACCGTATTTTCTTCTTGATCCTTGGGTTAATAAAGGTCCAAAAACTACCATTTATGTCAATGGCGATGAATTATATATCCTAAAGCAGTATCGTATATCTTTGATTCTTCCCAATGTGCCAGTGTCAATAATTGATACATGCCTGCAAAGTAAATGTGGACTTTATTGGAAAATCATATATGTTGTTCTCATTCTATTAGAAAACCATTTGGTTAATAATGCAGATATGGAAATCACAGACTGAAGTTGATGCAATAATGCAACATGCAACCAGACAGCCAAGAAAGATTACTACTCACTAAcctgttttctttttgttgttgtgtaCTTCAGTTTTCATTTGTTTATGTGGCTTTATAGTTTGTACTTTCTTTTCGTGTGTGATGTGTGAGACTGGGAGACTAGCAGTAAACATTttgtttgcgtggctttgtagtttttttttcactttggATTTTACAACATTTTGAACTCAAAGACTCTGTTTTTCTTCAGTTTTAAGTTTTTCCCCAGAAATCAGATTTTATAAGGAAAAAATCAGATATCCGATAACTTAGCCTAACAAAATCACATTAGGATTTTTAGATTCAATCGGATtttatcggataccggatatgATATTTCCGATAAGACGTAACTAGAGGTGTTAATTGGGCCTGACCAGCACGTTTATGCCACAACACCACATGTTAAAATTCGAGCACATCACCACGCAAAACGGGCACAACACGTTAGATtaatgtgttgtgttgtgccagacAAATAGGCACACCAGCACGACACAACATGTGGCACGTGTAAGCATGCGACACAACACGACAAGCAAAGAAAGCACGCCAAATCATGCATAAAATACAATGCGATGCATCACATTTCatgcatatttcacaaaaaaaaatcttaattatagccattttttgacattttatttaatttctataataatatatatatactcACTAAAATATCGGAAAAATAATTACtttggaaaacataaaataagtaGGCTAGCACATCACAGTACGACACATCACGattatttttctggcacaacaCAGCACAACACGTCATGTAGCATGACACATCACAACACATCTGAATCTCGGCACAACCCATCCCAGCACATATCACGCTAAGCACGTCACTTCGTGGTTGTGCCGGGCCGGGACGACACGTTTTATGCCTCCAGACTTAACCTCAACTGATTTGTCAATGGCTTTGTATTGGACATTTACTGGGTACTAAACGTTAAATAGACCATTATAaaaccataataaaaaataataagaatcatacagatatctcaaattttcaaaatacaaggtggtttattagccaacgttgtgattgttgtcccattatgccagtaaatctttttttattatcattcatatttatattttatatttctCTTTCTTGCAATCAAAATATTgtttccatcttatatcctacAATATACTCATTGActttatattataaatatattagggttttttaccttctccaattgacattGTACTTGTCTGTAAAGACTACATGCATGTTGATGAAAAAATTATTCACGAAACTGATATTATCGGTAtacaagtaaaaccgatatatcggtctgtACCTATCATTCCGTATTTGTATCGCCGAAATTTTCGGTAATGTATTGGTATTTTTCGAAACCCGttaaaaacctgtaatatcggcctgtacgcccgatattgactaccttgatcCCGTCTTTTACCAATCTTTGAATCTTTTCACGAGATATATCTCCCAGCTTCTTATGCCACAAGAATGAGGAATAACCCTCAGCATGTTCAGTTCTATCATTATGATGCATGGTTAAATACATTCCTGGTATTGATGATGACGATAAATGTAACTTGTAAAGACCATCAGAAATATAACCACAACCAATAACTTTAAAATATTTAAACAAACTAAAACACCCATTggcaatttgaaattgaaaaacttgtctatctttaaacaatctttctTGTTTTCCAAAACAATAAAGTATCCTTGATCTAGAATCAGACAATCGGTGGCTATATCATTAACTGGGGCTTTATTGTCATTGCCCGTAAAAAGGAAATTTCATTCTAGTTTGTGATTTGGGTTGAAATGTATCCCCGTATCGAATTTGAAACATTTAAATTATCACCAAAATCAAATCACTATGATAAAGAAGATTCTTTAACAGTCAAATTGGTTTCAATATAGCTTATGAATCCCAACTGCTTACctttattttcaaaatatttttgaCGCTTAGTGCAATTTTTCTAAAAATGACGAGTTTTCTTACAGAAGCGACACTTATTGTCATCTTGCTTTGCCTTCTTCTTTTCAGGTTGACCAGAGTTATTCTGTGGTGCTCCCTTATTGCCCTTTATAGGCTTGCGCTTATTGCTCACTTCTCGGTTGACGAAATACGCGTGATTAAGACCTTGCTGGTTTAGcctagtgatgagtgccaaatattgtatatatttgcacacTTTTTATTggtatttaactcatcttttgtgcattaattctacattttatcccatattctgtattttcattgttttcaagaataaatatttttattaattaattttgcattttttaggttttaaataaattttggatgaattacggagcaaaaagagcagaaaagtggtggaagccaagaggaatcacgcaaagaagccgcgaagaatgttgtgcgcaagaccaaaaggctagaactgggcttgaagaggaagaattgttcttaaagaagatatgagcttggcatacccaaggcccaaaaccctcacccaaacccatttccaatatcca comes from Papaver somniferum cultivar HN1 chromosome 7, ASM357369v1, whole genome shotgun sequence and encodes:
- the LOC113292595 gene encoding MDIS1-interacting receptor like kinase 2-like; this encodes MSLSANNITGRIPRELGKLKILSELYLHTSHLVGEIPEELFELSSLITLYLSSNKLSGRLSPSVGMLFNLQYIYLSRNELIGSIPNQLGECSKLLSLDLRNNNFNGSIPIQIGRLDSLSILLDFSQNKLSGEIPSDFGKLNKLEKLNLKDNKLFGSIPSSFFQIVSLTVVDFSYNELSGPVPNIKAFQNASVDATKKNKGLCGNISRGLKPCNSPDVLIRRKEFNKKHLVIILVSVFSSLFLLLLLFAILFHCRKKSASNVEDSAKTGSTNVGRNLFSVWDYDGTLVFEDIIEATENFDTKYCIGTGGYGSVYKAELSNGQVVAVKKFHLPDEDSELFVMNSFESEVTALTETRHRNIVKLFGFCSNPERRISFLVDEFMERGSLKTVLSDGERAVEFDWIKRIRFINGTANALAYMHHDCVPALVHRDLTSNNVLLDSEYGARVSDFGTARMLKPDSSNWTSLAGTFGYIAPELAYKMKVTENCDVYSFGVLIFEVLMGRHPSEVITLLSDLLLPSSSLIPTETDQKLRDILDQRIGAPGNGVQKEIMYITKVRISCLQGIQVLGQLCKKYRSSYHCQPRVGHLLQSLWKLADLLILSDEFV